The window TCAGGCGCTGGTGCAGCTGCTCCAGGGCCTTGCTGCGCACCACCGCGCGCAACTCCGCCTGCCCCACCAAGAAGACCTGCAACAAGGGTTGGCCCTGATGGACCAGATTGGTCAGCAGGCGCAGCTCTTCCAGCGCGCCCGCCGATACATCCTGGGCTTCGTCGACGATCAACACCGCCCGGCGCCCGGCTTGCGCCTCCTCGCGCAGGAACATCTCCAGGCGGCGCAGCAGCGTGGCCTTGTCCGCCCCTTCCGCATCCAGCCCGAAGGAAAAGGCCACCAGGCGCAGCAGTTCACCCGCTTCCACCTGGGTGCTGACGAGTCGGGCGATGGATACCCCGGCGCCCTTCAGGCTGGCCAGCAGGTCATCGATCAGGGTGGTTTTCCCCGTGCCCGGGCGCCCCGTGATCATCACGAAGCCCTCGGCGCGGCGCACCCCGTATTCCAGATAGGCCTTGGCCCGGGCATAGCTGCGGTGCCGAAAGGAAAAACGGTGATCCGGCGTCAACCGGAACGGCTCCGCGCTCAATCCGTAGAATGCTTCGTACATAAGGATCCCGTTAACGATAGCCCGCTTACGGGCCGTGCCCCCTCAAGGCCGCGCGGCTAGCGTCCAAGGCGCGGTGTCGGTGGGGAACTGATGGCAACGGAGCGGAAAATCAACGGCCGCGAGCCCGTGGGCCGCCGACGACGTGTATCGCTGACACGCTCTTGACCGCGCATCGGCCGGCAATACCTACACGCCGGAAACGCACTTGCCCGCAAGCGTCTGAGGATGCGTGTTCTCACCTATTCGCATACCCCTGATCGCCCCCATAGAGTTCGGCATCGCTCTCAAGCGGTGCACCTGTGCCAGGCCTTCGGCCTGCGCGTGGCTTGCCCGAAGAGCGCCGCGCCGCGAACGCAAGGTGCGCCCCAATGGAAGAGTCCGCCTTTCGACACGATCAATGGCTGGCCGCGCTTTGCGGCTTTCTCCTGGTGGTCGCTCTGGTGCGTCACTATGCCCCGCGTACCGCCTTGCCGGCGGAATCCTGGATGCTGCTGGTAGGGGTCGGCTACGGTCTGCTGGAGCCCCTGGCGGTGCAACTGCCGACCATTCGCCTGAACCCGGAGATCGTGGTGAGCGTGCTGCTGCCGGTGCTGGTCTTCGGCAGCGGCCGCAGACTGCCCGTCACACTGCTGCTGCGCTCCGCCGGCCCGATAGCGCTGCTGGTACTGCTGGGCACGCCCTTGAGCATGCTCCTGATCGGCCTGCCCGCCGCGTTTCTGCTGGACATACCCGCCATCCACGGCTTGTTGTTCGGCGCGGCGGTGGCCGCGACCGACCCCGCTTCGGTGGCCCACGTGCTGAATCGCTTTCCCATCCCCGAGCAACTGCGCCTGATCCTCCACGGCGAATCCTTATTCAACGACGCCCTGACCATCGTCGCCTTCACCGCCCTGGCGGCCACGGCCATCGGCGCCGCCGGCCTGTCGTTCAGCGCCATGGCCATTGGCGCCACCCGCAGCGTCCTGCTGGCCATTCCGGCGGGGCTGCTACTGGGCTGGCTGGGTGGGCTGCTGGTACGGCGCTGGCGCGAACAAAACCGCGTGCCCGGCCTGACCCTGACGCTCACCCTGCCCTTCACCGGCTTTTTGCTCAGCGAGCGCCTGCTGCACGCCTCGGGCGTCATCACGGTACTGTGCGCCGCCCTGGCGTTCAGCCATGCCCGACACGGCCCACGCTCGAGCGGACCGGAGCTTTACGATGAACTGTGGAATTTCCTCGCCAGCCTGGCCGCCAGCTCGCTCTACTTTGCCCTGGGGGCGGCGATTGCGGCACAGGACATCGCTTTTGACTGGGTATTCGTCAGCGTCATCGCGCTGCTTCTGGTCAGCCGCGCGCTGCTGGTCTACGGCGCCGGGCCGTTGCTGCGCGCCCAGGGACGCGCCCTGCCCCGGTCCTGGCGGCACGTGATCATGCTCGGCGGCCTACGCGGCGCGGTGCCCGCGGCGCTGGTACTGATGACACCGGCGGACTACCTCTATCGCCAGCAACTGCTCGCCATGGTCTTCGCCCTCGTCGCCTATACCGTCATCGTCCACCCGCTGATGCTGCAGCGGTATCTGGGGCGAGGCGCCATCGATGCCCCCGTGTCGCCCCCGGACCACGACATTCGCGAAACCGACACCGGCCTGCCGCCGGCGCTTGCGCGCCTGGTGGCGGCCAGCGCCTGGGACCTGGCCGCCGTGGCTGGCCTCATCGCAGGCCTTGTGTTCCTGGTGCTTGAAATGAGCCTTGCACCGGTACTGCTGGACGCCAGTCCCTGGGCGCCCCTGCGAATGATCGCCGCCATCGGCCTGGGCCCCGAGGTCCTGCCCCCACCGGCCGGCTTCGGCGGCAGCATCGCGCTGGTCGCGCTGCTCATCCACTTCACCTTGTCGCTGAGCTACGCCTGGCTGCTGGCCCCCTTCATCGAGAACCGGAGACTGGCCGCGAGCACCCTGCTCGGCGCCGTGTTCGGGCTGGGCCTGTATCTGGTCAATTTCTACCTGTTCACGCATCTTTTTCCGTGGTTCGAGATGGCGCGCACCGGGCTGACGATCTTCGCCCATCTGGTGTTCGGCGCGGTATTGGGGGGCAGCTATCGGCTGATGCGACGCGGTGCCCCGGAAAGCAGCGAAGCGGGACACCGAGGCAGGCAGGAAAACGGATCAGGAAACAGGCAGGAGGGCTTCGCGCACAGAAAAAGCGGGCCGGGTCGTTAACGCCCCAATGGCCCGCTTTCTTGATTTTTGGTCGGGGTGAGAGGATTCGAACCTCCGACCACCTGCACCCCATGCAGGTGCGCTACCAGGCTGCGCTACACCCCGAAAGGAGGCGGTATGGTACATCAAAGCCGCCGTAGCGCAAAGGCCGTTGCTAGCGTTTCAGCAGGGCCAGCAGGTCTTCCAGCTCGGCGCGCATCTGCCGCACCACCTGCTGGCTCTGCTGCTGGTCTTCCCTGGCCCCTTCGCCGGTGAGGCGCTGGCGCGCGCCCCCGATGGTGAACCCTTCCTCGTAGAGCAGCGCCCGGATCTGCCGGATCAGCATCACATCGTGGCGTTGATAGTAGCGCCGGTTCCCGCGCCGCTTCACCGGCTTGAGCTGGGGAAACTCCTGCTCCCAGTAGCGCAGCACATGGGGCTTGACCGAGCACAGCTCGCTCACCTCACCGATGGTGAAATACCGCTTGGCCGGTATCGGCGGGAACTCGTTGTTATTCGACGTCTCCAGCATATGCTTCCACCCGCGCCTTGAGCTTCTGGCCAGGGCGGAAGGTCACCACGCGCCGGGCGGAGATGGGGATCTCCTCGCCGGTCTTGGGGTTCCGCCCGGGACGTTCATTCTTGTCTCGAAGGTCGAAGTTGCCGAAGCCGGAAAGCTTGACCGGAGTGCCACCTTCCAGGGCACTGCGGATTTCCTCGAAAAAAGCCTCCACCAGGTCCTTGGCTTCACGCTTGTTCAGTCCGACTTCTTCAAACAGCCTCTCGGCCATTGCCGCCTTGGTCAGCGCCATTGTCTTTGTTACTCCCGTAGACTCGCACCGAGATCTCGACCCAGACGCTCCACCACGCGGCCGATCAATCGATCCACGTCCTGGTCGGTCAGAGTGCGCGAATAATCCTGTAATATCAAGCCTATGGCGACGCTCTTGTGGGCCTCGGGCACGCCCTTGCCCTGGTACACATCGAACAACACCAGGTCCCGCAATACGTCCCCCGCCACCTCGCGCACCAGGGCGGTAATGGCACCACCGCTGACCCGATCACTGACCAGCAGGGCCAGATCCCGGCGAATGGAGGGGTATTTGGACAATTCACTGAAGCCGGGCACGCGCGCTTCCTGCAACGCCGCAAGCTCCAGCTCGAACAGATAACAGGCGCCGTCCACATCCAGGGCACGAGCCTGTTGCGGGTGCAGCGCGCCCAGCCAACCCACCGGCTGGTCGTCGCAGTAGATGCGCGCGCTCTGGCCCGGATGCAGCGCCGGATGTGTCTCGGCGACGAAGCGATACGCATCCGCCGCGCCGCTCAGAGCGAGCAGATGTTCCACGTCGGCCTTGGCGTCGAAGAAATCCACCGGGCGCGGCTCGCCGGCCCATTGCTCCGGCAGCGCCGTGCCGACCACCAGACCCGCGAGCATGGGGGTCTGTTCCAGTTCGTCCAGTGCGCCGCGAAAACGCAGCCCGCTCTCGAACAGGCGCACCCGCGACTGCTGGCGCGCCTGGTTATACACGGCGGCCTTGACCAGCCCCGGCCAGAGGCTGGTGCGCATCACCGACAGATCGGCGGAGATGGGGTTGGCGAGCGCCAGCGGCTCCTGCTCCGGGTCCAGCGCCTGCTGCAGTTCCCGGTCCACGAAGCTGTAGGTGATCGCTTCCTGGTAGCCCCGATCCACCAAGGCGGTACGCAGACGGCGCAGACTCAGCCGCGCTTCGCTGCGCTCACCCATGCGCGCACTCTGCGCCGCGCTGCGAGCGGGGATACGTTCGTAGCCCCATACCCGTGCGAGCTCCTCGATCAGGTCTTCCTCGATGCCGATATCGAAGCGATAGGGCGGCACGGTCACGTCCCAGTCCTCGCCCACGGCATTCAGGCTCATGCCCAAGGCGCCCAGGATGGCTTCCACGGCCTGCTCGGGTATGTTCAGCCCCAGCAGCTGGGCGATACGCGCACGGCGCAGCCGCACCCGTCGCTCCCGGGGCAGGTGCTCATCGGCGGCCTGCTCGATCACCGGGCCGGGCTTGCCGCCGGCGATCTCCAGCAGCAGCGCCGTGGCCCGCTCGATGGCTCGGCGCTGGATATGCGGGTCCACACCGCGCTCGAAGCGGTGGGAGGAATCGGTGTGCAGCCCATAGGCCCGGGCGCGGCCGGCGATGGCCGCGGGAGCGAAGAAGGCGCTCTCGAAGAAGATGTCGCGGGTATCGTCGGTGACACCGCTGCCCTCCCCACCCATCACGCCCGCCAGGGCCAGGGGGCGGGCGTCGTCGGCGATCAGCAGGGTCTGCTCATCGGGCTTGATGGTCTCGCCGTTGAGCAGTTCCAGCTCATCGCCCGGCTGGGCCATGCGGACCACGATCCCGCCCTGCAGCCGCGCCAGATCGAAGGCGTGCATGGGCTGGCCCAGTTCCAGCATCACGTAGTTGGTGATGTCCACTACCGGGCCGAGGCTGCGAATACCGGCGCGGCGCAGGCGCTCCTGCAGCCAGATGGGGCTGGGGGCGGTCACATCCACCCCGCGCACCACCCGCCCCAGATAGCGCGGACAGGCCTCCGGGGCGTCCACGCGCAGCGGGAAACGGTCTTCGATCACCGCCTCGATCTCGGCGGCCGGGGCCTCGGCGACGCGCCGCCCGCCCAGGGCGGTGACTTCCCGGGCGAGCCCGATCATGCCCAGGCAGTCGCTGCGGTTGGGGGTCAGGTCCACCTCGACGATCTGATCGTCCAGACCCAGGTACTCGCGCAGATCGG is drawn from Alkalilimnicola sp. S0819 and contains these coding sequences:
- a CDS encoding cation:proton antiporter: MEESAFRHDQWLAALCGFLLVVALVRHYAPRTALPAESWMLLVGVGYGLLEPLAVQLPTIRLNPEIVVSVLLPVLVFGSGRRLPVTLLLRSAGPIALLVLLGTPLSMLLIGLPAAFLLDIPAIHGLLFGAAVAATDPASVAHVLNRFPIPEQLRLILHGESLFNDALTIVAFTALAATAIGAAGLSFSAMAIGATRSVLLAIPAGLLLGWLGGLLVRRWREQNRVPGLTLTLTLPFTGFLLSERLLHASGVITVLCAALAFSHARHGPRSSGPELYDELWNFLASLAASSLYFALGAAIAAQDIAFDWVFVSVIALLLVSRALLVYGAGPLLRAQGRALPRSWRHVIMLGGLRGAVPAALVLMTPADYLYRQQLLAMVFALVAYTVIVHPLMLQRYLGRGAIDAPVSPPDHDIRETDTGLPPALARLVAASAWDLAAVAGLIAGLVFLVLEMSLAPVLLDASPWAPLRMIAAIGLGPEVLPPPAGFGGSIALVALLIHFTLSLSYAWLLAPFIENRRLAASTLLGAVFGLGLYLVNFYLFTHLFPWFEMARTGLTIFAHLVFGAVLGGSYRLMRRGAPESSEAGHRGRQENGSGNRQEGFAHRKSGPGR
- the ihfA gene encoding integration host factor subunit alpha; protein product: MALTKAAMAERLFEEVGLNKREAKDLVEAFFEEIRSALEGGTPVKLSGFGNFDLRDKNERPGRNPKTGEEIPISARRVVTFRPGQKLKARVEAYAGDVE
- a CDS encoding MerR family transcriptional regulator, translating into MLETSNNNEFPPIPAKRYFTIGEVSELCSVKPHVLRYWEQEFPQLKPVKRRGNRRYYQRHDVMLIRQIRALLYEEGFTIGGARQRLTGEGAREDQQQSQQVVRQMRAELEDLLALLKR
- the pheT gene encoding phenylalanine--tRNA ligase subunit beta, producing the protein MRISDQWLREWVKYPGEARELADKLTMAGLEVDALEPAAPPFHGVVVAEIVECGPHPDADKLQVCRVSTGAEELQIVCGASNARVGLKVPLATVGGELPGGMKIRKAKLRGVESFGMLSSARELGLSEDHAGLMELPGDAPVGADLREYLGLDDQIVEVDLTPNRSDCLGMIGLAREVTALGGRRVAEAPAAEIEAVIEDRFPLRVDAPEACPRYLGRVVRGVDVTAPSPIWLQERLRRAGIRSLGPVVDITNYVMLELGQPMHAFDLARLQGGIVVRMAQPGDELELLNGETIKPDEQTLLIADDARPLALAGVMGGEGSGVTDDTRDIFFESAFFAPAAIAGRARAYGLHTDSSHRFERGVDPHIQRRAIERATALLLEIAGGKPGPVIEQAADEHLPRERRVRLRRARIAQLLGLNIPEQAVEAILGALGMSLNAVGEDWDVTVPPYRFDIGIEEDLIEELARVWGYERIPARSAAQSARMGERSEARLSLRRLRTALVDRGYQEAITYSFVDRELQQALDPEQEPLALANPISADLSVMRTSLWPGLVKAAVYNQARQQSRVRLFESGLRFRGALDELEQTPMLAGLVVGTALPEQWAGEPRPVDFFDAKADVEHLLALSGAADAYRFVAETHPALHPGQSARIYCDDQPVGWLGALHPQQARALDVDGACYLFELELAALQEARVPGFSELSKYPSIRRDLALLVSDRVSGGAITALVREVAGDVLRDLVLFDVYQGKGVPEAHKSVAIGLILQDYSRTLTDQDVDRLIGRVVERLGRDLGASLRE